Proteins encoded by one window of Mycolicibacterium cosmeticum:
- a CDS encoding phytoene desaturase family protein — translation MPSSTSADAVVIGAGHNGLVAAALLADAGWDVIVAEAQDEPGGAVKSAELFPGYLSDLYSAFYPLSVASPALRALGLEDHGLRWTHAPAVVGHARAAEDTDAPVIYRDIERTASELDRARHGDGRRWCDLFDQWERIKAPLLDTLFAPFPPVRGPIGLLRRLGTAEALRLAHLLLLPAGVLAEQLFAGDAARLLLLGNAMHADVPLDAPGSGVMGYLLIMMAQDGGFPVPVGGAGQLTAALVRRAETAGAQILCGRPVSGIEVRGGRATAVRTADGSTIRCRRAVIADTSAPQLFRRLLPQDALPAALGRALDRFVWDTPVLKINYALDAAIPWRSSSLHGAGTVHLGADHDGLIRWMADLNTRTLPEHPFLLFGQMTTADPTRSPLGTESAWAYTHLPRGLADDESAQRLAERVDAVLEAHAPGFTGHVVGKSVQRPSDLEAGDANLHTGAVNGGTSQLFQQLIFRPAPGFGRAETPVPNVFLGSAGATPGGGVHGVCGRNAARAALAADGLAGWPRRRLTRAAGRFLLG, via the coding sequence ATGCCGAGTAGCACCAGCGCCGACGCCGTGGTGATCGGCGCCGGGCACAACGGGCTGGTCGCTGCCGCCCTGCTGGCCGACGCGGGCTGGGATGTCATCGTGGCCGAGGCCCAGGACGAACCGGGTGGGGCGGTGAAGAGCGCCGAGTTGTTCCCCGGTTACCTCAGCGATCTGTACAGCGCCTTCTATCCGCTGTCGGTCGCCTCCCCCGCGCTGCGCGCACTCGGGCTGGAGGACCACGGCCTGCGCTGGACGCACGCACCCGCCGTGGTGGGCCATGCCCGCGCCGCCGAGGATACTGACGCACCGGTCATCTACCGCGACATCGAGCGGACCGCAAGCGAATTGGATCGGGCCCGGCACGGGGACGGCCGGCGCTGGTGCGATCTGTTCGACCAGTGGGAGCGCATCAAGGCGCCGCTGCTGGACACCCTCTTCGCCCCGTTTCCCCCGGTGCGGGGACCGATCGGCCTGCTGCGCCGTCTCGGTACCGCCGAGGCGCTGCGGCTGGCACACCTCCTGTTGTTGCCGGCCGGGGTGCTGGCCGAGCAGCTCTTCGCCGGCGACGCGGCCCGGCTGCTGCTGCTCGGCAACGCGATGCACGCCGATGTGCCGTTGGACGCGCCGGGTAGTGGGGTGATGGGGTACCTGCTGATCATGATGGCGCAGGACGGCGGCTTCCCGGTGCCGGTGGGCGGGGCGGGGCAGTTGACCGCCGCCCTGGTGCGGCGCGCCGAGACCGCGGGAGCCCAGATCCTGTGCGGCCGACCGGTCAGCGGTATCGAGGTGCGCGGTGGGCGGGCCACCGCCGTGCGCACCGCCGACGGATCCACCATCCGGTGCCGACGCGCCGTCATCGCCGATACCTCGGCGCCGCAACTGTTCCGGCGTCTGCTGCCGCAGGACGCGCTGCCGGCCGCGCTGGGCCGGGCATTGGACCGGTTCGTCTGGGACACGCCCGTCCTGAAGATCAATTACGCGTTGGATGCCGCCATCCCGTGGCGCTCGAGCAGCCTGCACGGTGCGGGCACCGTGCACCTGGGCGCCGACCATGACGGACTGATCCGCTGGATGGCCGACCTGAACACCCGGACGCTGCCCGAGCATCCGTTCCTGCTGTTCGGCCAGATGACGACGGCGGATCCGACCCGATCCCCGCTGGGCACCGAAAGTGCTTGGGCCTACACCCATCTGCCACGCGGGCTGGCCGACGACGAATCCGCACAACGCCTGGCCGAACGCGTCGACGCGGTGCTCGAGGCACATGCCCCCGGGTTCACCGGCCATGTGGTCGGCAAGTCGGTGCAGCGACCCTCCGATCTGGAGGCCGGTGACGCGAACCTGCACACCGGCGCCGTCAACGGCGGAACGTCACAGTTGTTCCAGCAGTTGATCTTCCGGCCGGCGCCCGGCTTCGGGCGCGCCGAGACACCGGTGCCGAATGTGTTCCTGGGCAGTGCGGGCGCCACACCGGGCGGCGGCGTGCACGGGGTGTGCGGGCGCAACGCCGCCCGGGCGGCGCTGGCCGCCGACGGCTTGGCCGGCTGGCCGCGGCGCCGGCTCACCCGCGCCGCCGGCCGGTTCCTGCTGGGCTGA
- a CDS encoding SRPBCC family protein, whose translation MPPEEVDSVLTVKRDTSATRSRVWEVIADGWTYSQWVVGNSRMRAVDPGWPAVGSTIEHSIGVWPLLLDDITVVQDCRPLEELVLLAKGRPLGKARITLRLFDIDGGCRIEMAEVPVGAPMGWVPHRLALLAVVPRNRECTRRLAALAERRTPDDAE comes from the coding sequence ATGCCTCCAGAGGAAGTCGACAGCGTGCTGACGGTCAAACGCGATACGTCGGCCACCCGCAGCCGGGTGTGGGAAGTCATCGCCGACGGCTGGACCTATTCGCAGTGGGTGGTGGGCAACAGCCGGATGCGGGCTGTCGACCCGGGCTGGCCGGCCGTCGGCAGCACGATCGAGCACTCGATCGGGGTGTGGCCGCTGCTGCTCGACGACATCACGGTGGTGCAGGACTGCCGGCCGCTGGAGGAGCTGGTGTTGCTGGCCAAGGGCCGGCCCCTTGGCAAGGCCCGGATCACGTTGCGCCTGTTCGATATCGACGGTGGTTGCCGCATCGAGATGGCCGAGGTCCCGGTCGGCGCACCCATGGGATGGGTGCCGCACCGGTTGGCGCTGCTGGCCGTCGTGCCGCGCAACCGGGAATGCACCCGGCGCCTGGCCGCCCTCGCCGAACGCCGCACACCCGACGATGCCGAGTAG
- a CDS encoding SDR family NAD(P)-dependent oxidoreductase, with product MSNARLAVVTGASSGIGLELARLFAADGYDLVVVADEPQIGDAAVELAGAGVRVQPAQVDLRDTDAAQRIHRMIIDTGRVPDAIALNAGIGRAGRFVDGDLQADLDIIDVNVRSTVALAKLLLRDMAERDSGTALFTSSIVATMPGSYQTMYNASKSFIQSFAEGLHDEFRDTGVSVTALMPGPTDTEFFRRASMIDTPLGRLPFKDDPAKTARQGYDAMLRGDQKVVASSLASKLMGAVAHVLPDSVKAAANRLIVRPFGAR from the coding sequence ATGTCGAATGCCCGGCTGGCGGTGGTGACCGGCGCGTCGAGCGGGATCGGGCTGGAGTTGGCCCGCCTGTTCGCCGCCGACGGCTACGACCTCGTGGTGGTGGCCGATGAGCCCCAGATCGGCGATGCCGCCGTCGAGCTGGCCGGCGCCGGGGTGCGGGTACAACCCGCGCAGGTCGACCTGCGCGACACCGACGCCGCGCAGCGAATCCACCGGATGATCATCGACACCGGGCGCGTGCCCGATGCCATCGCGCTCAACGCCGGGATCGGCCGGGCGGGCCGATTCGTCGACGGTGACCTGCAAGCCGATCTGGACATCATCGACGTGAACGTCCGGTCCACGGTAGCGCTGGCCAAGTTGCTGCTGCGCGACATGGCCGAGCGGGACAGCGGCACAGCGTTGTTCACCTCGTCGATCGTGGCCACCATGCCCGGCTCCTATCAGACGATGTACAACGCGTCCAAGTCGTTCATCCAGTCCTTCGCCGAAGGACTGCACGACGAATTCCGCGACACCGGCGTCTCGGTGACCGCCCTGATGCCCGGACCCACCGACACCGAGTTCTTCCGCCGGGCATCGATGATCGACACGCCCTTGGGCCGCCTGCCGTTCAAGGACGACCCCGCCAAGACCGCCCGGCAAGGCTATGACGCCATGCTGCGCGGTGACCAGAAGGTGGTGGCCTCGTCGTTGGCCAGCAAGCTGATGGGCGCGGTGGCGCACGTGCTGCCGGATTCGGTGAAGGCGGCGGCCAACCGGCTGATCGTCCGGCCCTTCGGTGCTCGCTAG
- a CDS encoding GAF and ANTAR domain-containing protein, translating into MSDLQGRALAARMGELARAVAVPTSTEEILSHVTTAAVELIPGVDTAGILLITPGGNFESHATTTDLPHELDQLQRLFDEGPCLAAAVEDIMVRTDDFRAETRWPAYSAAAVKIGVLSGLSFRLYTADRTAGALNLFGFEPQQWDEDARTTGSVLAAHAAAAILAHRQGEQLQSALASRDRIGQAKGIIMERYKVDDVRAFDMIRRLSQESNARVVDIAERVIASRG; encoded by the coding sequence ATGTCCGACTTGCAAGGCCGAGCACTGGCTGCCCGCATGGGTGAGCTGGCTCGCGCCGTTGCGGTCCCGACCAGCACCGAGGAGATCCTCTCCCACGTCACCACCGCGGCGGTGGAGTTGATCCCGGGAGTCGACACCGCAGGCATCCTGTTGATCACGCCGGGCGGAAACTTCGAATCGCACGCCACCACGACGGACCTGCCGCACGAACTGGATCAGCTGCAGCGGCTGTTCGACGAAGGGCCGTGCCTGGCCGCGGCGGTGGAGGACATCATGGTGCGCACCGACGATTTCCGGGCCGAGACCCGATGGCCGGCGTATTCCGCGGCGGCGGTGAAGATCGGGGTGCTCAGCGGTCTCTCGTTCCGGCTGTACACCGCCGACCGTACCGCCGGTGCGCTCAACCTCTTCGGGTTCGAACCTCAGCAGTGGGACGAGGACGCCCGCACGACGGGCAGCGTGCTGGCCGCGCACGCCGCCGCCGCGATCCTGGCGCACCGCCAGGGCGAGCAGCTGCAGTCGGCACTGGCCAGCAGGGACCGCATCGGTCAGGCCAAGGGCATCATCATGGAGCGCTACAAGGTCGACGATGTGCGGGCTTTCGACATGATCCGGCGGCTGTCGCAGGAGAGCAACGCGCGGGTGGTGGATATCGCCGAACGCGTGATCGCCAGTCGCGGTTGA
- a CDS encoding MDR family MFS transporter produces MLLAALDQTIVATALPTVVADLGGAGHQAWVVTSYLLASTIVTAVVGKLGDIFGRKKIFQVAVLLFLAGSVLCGLAQSMGMLVASRALQGLGGGAITVTAVAVIGEVIPLRDRGRYQGALGAVFGVTTVVGPLLGGLFTDHLTWRWAFWVNVPVAVVVIAIAAVAIPELNRTARPVLDYAGIVLIGIGAAGLTLATSWGGTTYAWGSPTIIGLFVGSTVALIAFVAAERRAAEPILPIRLFANPVFTVCCVLSFVVGFAMLGALTFLPTYMQFVDGVSATMSGLRTLPMVAGLLVTSLGSGVLVGRTGRYKIFPIAGTAIMALGFVLLSRMDPDTSTLLQSLYLLVLGVGIGLSMQVLILVVQNTVDFTDLGVATSGVTFFRTIGSSFGAAIFGSMFANFLDGRLPAAMARSGAPPQAATAPQVLHQLPHDIAAPIIDAYADSLSRVFLYAAPFALVGFVLALFLKQVPLRDTAASGSTDLGEGFGMPTIEPPEKLLEVAIGRLLHRSQGVDLEALAHSPRSHVDTAALWALIQIYRHAAVTGTADLLDIADERRVPRQILEPTFGRLVATGYATRAGNAFTLTPAGAAEINTARDLISGWITETLAQSAEFQGRPDRMQVQGALDRIARGVLLERDAAADETRPLKLGAGHRSTGRPTRAQTGAPRPAPAEPPTRPFRTRG; encoded by the coding sequence ATGCTGCTGGCCGCGCTCGACCAGACCATCGTCGCCACGGCGCTGCCCACCGTCGTCGCCGATCTCGGCGGTGCCGGCCACCAGGCCTGGGTCGTCACCAGTTATCTGCTGGCCTCGACCATCGTCACCGCCGTGGTCGGCAAGCTGGGCGACATCTTCGGCCGCAAGAAGATCTTCCAGGTCGCCGTGCTGCTCTTCCTGGCCGGCTCGGTGCTCTGCGGTCTGGCGCAGTCGATGGGGATGCTGGTCGCGTCCCGGGCGCTGCAGGGCCTCGGTGGTGGCGCCATCACCGTGACGGCGGTCGCGGTCATCGGCGAGGTCATCCCGCTGCGCGACCGCGGTCGCTACCAGGGCGCCCTCGGCGCGGTGTTCGGCGTCACGACCGTCGTCGGGCCGCTGCTCGGCGGGCTGTTCACCGATCATCTGACGTGGCGCTGGGCCTTCTGGGTCAACGTCCCGGTGGCCGTCGTGGTGATCGCGATCGCCGCCGTGGCGATCCCCGAACTGAACCGCACCGCGCGGCCGGTGCTGGACTATGCCGGCATCGTGCTCATCGGGATCGGCGCGGCCGGGTTGACGTTGGCGACCAGTTGGGGCGGCACCACCTACGCCTGGGGATCGCCGACCATCATCGGGCTCTTCGTCGGTTCGACGGTGGCACTGATCGCGTTCGTCGCCGCCGAACGCCGGGCCGCCGAGCCGATCCTGCCCATCCGGCTCTTCGCCAATCCGGTCTTCACGGTGTGCTGTGTGTTGTCCTTCGTGGTCGGGTTCGCGATGCTGGGGGCCCTGACCTTCCTGCCGACCTACATGCAGTTCGTCGACGGTGTGTCGGCCACCATGTCCGGGCTGCGCACATTGCCGATGGTCGCCGGCCTGCTCGTGACGTCCCTGGGCAGCGGCGTGCTCGTCGGCCGCACCGGGCGCTACAAGATCTTCCCCATCGCCGGAACCGCGATCATGGCACTGGGGTTCGTCTTGCTGTCCCGGATGGACCCCGACACCTCCACGCTGCTGCAGTCGCTCTATCTACTGGTGCTGGGCGTCGGGATCGGGCTGAGCATGCAGGTGCTCATCCTGGTCGTGCAGAACACCGTCGACTTCACCGATCTCGGCGTCGCGACCTCGGGCGTCACCTTCTTCCGGACGATCGGCAGCTCGTTCGGTGCCGCGATCTTCGGCTCCATGTTCGCCAACTTCCTGGACGGCAGGCTGCCGGCCGCCATGGCCCGTAGCGGCGCACCACCGCAGGCCGCCACGGCACCCCAAGTGCTGCACCAACTTCCGCACGATATCGCCGCCCCGATCATCGACGCCTACGCCGATTCGCTGAGCCGGGTGTTCCTGTACGCGGCGCCGTTCGCCCTCGTCGGGTTCGTCCTGGCACTGTTCCTCAAACAGGTTCCGCTACGCGACACGGCCGCCAGCGGCAGCACCGACCTGGGCGAGGGGTTCGGCATGCCGACCATCGAACCGCCCGAGAAGCTGCTCGAGGTCGCCATCGGCCGGTTACTGCACCGCAGCCAGGGCGTCGACCTGGAGGCCCTGGCGCATTCGCCGCGCAGTCACGTGGACACCGCGGCGCTGTGGGCGCTGATCCAGATCTACCGGCACGCCGCGGTGACCGGGACCGCGGATCTGCTCGACATCGCCGACGAGCGCCGGGTGCCCCGCCAGATCCTGGAACCCACCTTCGGCCGCCTGGTGGCCACCGGGTACGCCACCCGCGCCGGGAACGCGTTCACCCTCACCCCGGCGGGCGCCGCGGAGATCAACACGGCCCGCGACCTGATCTCCGGTTGGATCACCGAAACCCTGGCCCAGTCGGCGGAATTCCAGGGCCGGCCGGACCGGATGCAGGTGCAGGGCGCGCTGGACCGGATCGCCCGCGGCGTGCTGCTGGAGCGCGACGCCGCGGCGGACGAAACCCGCCCGCTCAAGCTCGGCGCCGGCCATCGTTCGACCGGCCGTCCGACGAGAGCTCAGACGGGGGCTCCCCGCCCGGCCCCGGCAGAGCCGCCCACCCGGCCGTTCCGGACCCGGGGCTGA
- a CDS encoding GNAT family N-acetyltransferase → MVKQAGTVEFITVAQSDPLAAPLLDELSQEYTARYGDLSGTEYADMRAYPAHEFAAPGGVLIVGVSGGVPVAGGAFRRHDADTAELKRIWTSSAHRGRGYGKLVVAELERIARERGYRRVCLTTGPRQPEAVGLYLASGYRPLYDTSLRAEDIGAHAFEKTL, encoded by the coding sequence ATCGTGAAACAAGCCGGGACCGTCGAATTCATCACCGTTGCGCAGAGCGATCCGCTGGCCGCACCGCTGCTCGACGAGCTGAGCCAGGAGTACACGGCGCGCTACGGGGATCTCAGCGGCACCGAGTACGCCGATATGCGGGCGTACCCCGCCCACGAGTTCGCCGCGCCAGGCGGTGTGCTGATCGTCGGAGTGTCCGGCGGCGTCCCGGTCGCCGGGGGAGCGTTCCGGCGCCACGACGCCGACACCGCCGAACTCAAACGGATCTGGACGTCCTCGGCGCACCGCGGGCGCGGCTACGGCAAGCTGGTGGTCGCCGAACTGGAGCGCATCGCCCGCGAACGCGGCTACCGCAGGGTGTGCCTCACCACCGGACCGCGCCAGCCCGAAGCGGTCGGCCTCTACCTGGCCAGCGGATACCGGCCGCTCTACGACACGTCGCTGCGGGCGGAGGACATCGGCGCCCACGCGTTCGAGAAGACGCTCTAA
- a CDS encoding type 1 glutamine amidotransferase domain-containing protein, producing MPNELQGRKVAILAADGVEKVELEVPRAAVTDAGGRADLLSVQPGEIQARNHDLEPAGTFPVDGTVADAAVDEYDALILPGGTVNPDKLRLDSAAVAFVRDFVRSGKPVAAICHGPWTLVEADVVRDRTLTSYPSIRTDLRNAGATVVDQSVCIDGNLITSRSPDDLPAFCQAITDQFAAVKAHT from the coding sequence ATGCCCAACGAACTGCAAGGACGCAAGGTCGCCATCCTCGCCGCCGACGGCGTCGAGAAGGTGGAACTGGAGGTGCCGCGCGCCGCCGTGACGGATGCCGGCGGCCGGGCCGACCTGTTGTCGGTCCAACCGGGCGAGATCCAGGCCCGCAACCACGATCTGGAGCCGGCCGGGACATTCCCGGTGGACGGCACCGTCGCCGACGCGGCCGTCGACGAATACGACGCGCTGATCCTGCCCGGCGGCACCGTCAACCCGGACAAGTTGCGACTGGATTCCGCGGCGGTGGCCTTCGTCCGGGATTTCGTGCGGTCGGGCAAGCCGGTCGCGGCCATCTGCCATGGACCGTGGACGCTGGTGGAGGCCGATGTGGTCCGGGATCGGACCCTAACCTCCTACCCCAGCATCCGCACCGATTTGCGCAACGCCGGGGCGACCGTCGTCGACCAGTCGGTCTGCATCGACGGCAACCTGATCACCAGCCGCTCACCGGATGACCTGCCGGCGTTCTGCCAGGCGATCACCGATCAGTTCGCCGCGGTGAAGGCACACACTTAG
- a CDS encoding thiamine pyrophosphate-requiring protein: MAELVCDAIVGRLREWGVRWVYGYAGDGINPILGALQRAGDPEFVSTRHEELAAFAACGHAKFSGGVGVCIATQGPGAIHLLAGLYDAKLDRRPVVAIVGQVISTALGSGYLQEVDLHALFKDVCGQYVQTVFAPEQALMAVDNAMRTAVATSTPTCLIVPHDVQQAQMPAQPQHSHGIVASAPVTGHGRPALPADDKLRGAAEVIDAGERVAVLVGRGAAGAEAEIAALVDTAGAGVTCSLLGKPVLDEDAPWHTGVMGHLGTDASAELMANCDTLVVIGSNDPWTEFYPAPDQSRAVQIDIQPRVIGSKYPVEVPLVGGARETVAALVPRLTRKPDRSWHDAVVRWKRAWQDTAWQRASTPTPNTNPELVIRTLSRHLPRNARLAVDVGSVTYWYARHLRLPPGVPAHVSGYLASMGCAMPYGLAAKLDAPDRPVVALVGDGAMQMSGLLDLISVADRWRAWADPRFVILVLHNGDLAEVSWEQREMEGNPRFPASQRVPSFPYAGYAELLGLASARVTESAQVSAAWEQAFAADRPFVLEAVVDASTPMLPPQLPRGTQGRIISALERETDGAYAQQRVRQESTNRYAH, translated from the coding sequence ATGGCCGAGCTGGTGTGCGACGCGATCGTCGGGCGTCTGCGCGAATGGGGTGTCCGATGGGTCTACGGCTATGCCGGTGACGGCATCAACCCCATCCTGGGCGCCTTGCAGCGCGCGGGCGACCCCGAGTTCGTCTCCACCAGACACGAGGAGCTCGCCGCGTTCGCGGCGTGCGGGCACGCGAAATTCAGTGGCGGGGTGGGTGTTTGCATCGCCACCCAGGGCCCCGGTGCCATCCACCTGCTGGCCGGCCTCTATGACGCCAAGCTGGACCGCAGGCCCGTGGTGGCGATCGTGGGGCAGGTCATCTCCACCGCGCTGGGCAGCGGCTACCTCCAAGAAGTGGACCTGCACGCGTTGTTCAAGGACGTCTGCGGCCAGTACGTGCAGACCGTGTTCGCCCCGGAACAAGCCCTGATGGCGGTGGACAACGCCATGCGTACCGCGGTCGCCACCTCCACCCCGACCTGCCTGATCGTGCCGCACGACGTGCAGCAGGCGCAGATGCCCGCCCAGCCGCAACACAGTCACGGCATCGTGGCGTCGGCACCGGTCACCGGACACGGCCGGCCGGCCCTACCCGCCGACGACAAGTTGCGCGGCGCCGCCGAGGTGATCGACGCGGGCGAGCGGGTGGCGGTGCTGGTCGGTCGGGGTGCGGCCGGGGCGGAAGCCGAGATCGCCGCACTGGTGGACACGGCCGGTGCCGGCGTCACGTGCTCCCTGTTGGGAAAGCCCGTGCTCGACGAGGACGCCCCCTGGCACACCGGGGTGATGGGTCATCTGGGCACCGATGCCAGCGCCGAGCTGATGGCGAACTGCGACACGCTCGTCGTCATCGGATCCAACGACCCGTGGACGGAGTTCTATCCGGCTCCGGACCAATCCCGCGCCGTGCAGATCGACATCCAGCCCCGCGTGATCGGCTCGAAGTATCCCGTCGAGGTGCCGTTGGTGGGCGGTGCGCGGGAGACGGTGGCAGCGCTGGTGCCGCGGCTCACCCGCAAGCCCGACCGCAGCTGGCATGACGCGGTGGTGCGGTGGAAGCGCGCCTGGCAGGACACGGCCTGGCAGCGCGCCAGCACACCGACACCGAACACCAACCCGGAGTTGGTGATTCGCACCCTGTCGCGGCACCTTCCGCGCAACGCCCGGCTGGCCGTCGACGTCGGATCGGTGACTTACTGGTATGCGCGGCATCTGCGCCTGCCGCCCGGTGTGCCGGCGCATGTGTCCGGTTACCTGGCGTCGATGGGCTGTGCCATGCCCTATGGCCTGGCAGCCAAACTCGACGCGCCGGACCGGCCGGTGGTGGCCCTGGTCGGTGACGGCGCCATGCAGATGAGCGGACTGCTCGACCTGATCTCCGTGGCCGACCGCTGGCGCGCTTGGGCCGACCCTCGCTTCGTGATCCTGGTGCTGCACAACGGCGACCTGGCCGAGGTGTCCTGGGAACAGCGCGAGATGGAGGGCAATCCGAGATTCCCGGCTTCCCAACGTGTTCCGTCGTTCCCGTACGCCGGTTACGCCGAACTGCTGGGCCTGGCCAGTGCCAGGGTCACCGAATCGGCCCAGGTGTCCGCGGCATGGGAGCAGGCGTTCGCCGCCGACCGGCCCTTCGTGCTGGAGGCGGTGGTCGACGCGTCGACACCGATGTTGCCGCCACAGCTGCCGCGCGGCACCCAAGGGCGGATTATCTCGGCCCTGGAACGGGAAACCGACGGGGCGTATGCACAGCAGCGCGTCCGGCAGGAGAGCACCAACCGGTACGCCCACTGA
- a CDS encoding DUF2795 domain-containing protein gives MTEVQKCLSGFDYPGTADDLARHAEQHGAADELVQSLKGLSKDSFDGPSAVMQALGDEGALGGSTA, from the coding sequence GTGACCGAAGTACAGAAATGCCTGTCCGGCTTCGACTACCCGGGGACGGCCGATGATCTGGCCCGGCACGCCGAACAACACGGCGCCGCCGACGAATTGGTGCAAAGCCTCAAGGGGCTGTCCAAGGACAGTTTCGACGGGCCGAGCGCGGTGATGCAAGCCCTGGGTGACGAGGGCGCACTCGGCGGCTCCACCGCCTGA
- a CDS encoding phospholipase D-like domain-containing protein — MPDDPVLVPGRTCWKTEHADHVAFVVDGADYLRHVKAAMLRAQHRIILVGWDFDGRTTLEPAEPTLPGPNQLAALLYWLLWKRPGLQIYVLKSNLRLLPVFDDLWYGLTPVRVLNTLSGRRIRFAVDGAHPTGAVHHQKIVVVDDVVAFCGGIDLTLGRWDTPEHLDDNGFRRGYGPRHEVAAAVDGQAARALGEVARDRWAAATGQVLPGLDVAHLAWPRGLEPDVRDVEVGIARTSPDLPGREEVREVEALNLAAIAAARHTIYLENQYLASRTVAEALAGRLREPDGPEVVIVLPRRSESRLEQQAMDSARKLLLDELWAADEHRRFGVYWPVTAGGQPVYIHSKVLVVDDRLLRIGSSNLNNRSMGFDSECDVAIEAEGPEAGAGDPLRETITAFRDRLIAEHLGVDAADFGSALHGSTFLAAVEALIDTGRTLRRFTAETVAGEASPLAENELMDPDHVPRSLAASLRRFLTGLGN; from the coding sequence GTGCCCGACGATCCCGTCCTCGTGCCGGGCCGGACCTGCTGGAAGACCGAACACGCCGACCACGTCGCCTTCGTCGTCGACGGCGCGGACTACCTCCGGCACGTCAAGGCCGCGATGCTGCGTGCACAGCACCGGATCATCCTGGTCGGCTGGGATTTCGACGGCCGGACCACACTGGAACCCGCGGAGCCCACCCTGCCCGGGCCGAACCAGCTGGCGGCGCTTCTCTACTGGCTGCTGTGGAAACGGCCCGGTCTGCAGATCTACGTGCTGAAGTCCAACCTGCGGCTGCTGCCGGTCTTCGACGACCTGTGGTACGGGTTGACGCCGGTGCGGGTGCTGAACACGCTCAGCGGCAGGCGAATTCGCTTCGCCGTCGACGGTGCGCATCCCACCGGTGCCGTGCACCATCAGAAGATCGTGGTGGTCGACGACGTGGTCGCCTTCTGTGGCGGTATCGACCTGACGCTGGGCCGCTGGGACACGCCGGAACATCTGGACGACAACGGGTTTCGCCGTGGTTATGGCCCCCGCCACGAGGTGGCCGCCGCCGTGGACGGCCAGGCCGCGCGTGCCCTGGGCGAGGTTGCCCGCGACCGGTGGGCGGCGGCAACCGGTCAGGTGCTGCCCGGGCTGGACGTGGCACACCTGGCCTGGCCCCGTGGCCTGGAGCCCGACGTGCGCGATGTCGAGGTGGGCATCGCGCGCACCAGCCCCGACCTGCCCGGCCGCGAGGAGGTGCGGGAGGTGGAGGCCCTGAACCTGGCCGCCATCGCGGCCGCGCGCCACACCATCTACCTGGAGAACCAGTATCTGGCGTCGCGCACCGTCGCCGAGGCGCTGGCCGGGCGCCTGCGCGAACCGGACGGTCCGGAGGTCGTCATCGTGTTACCGCGCCGGTCCGAGAGCCGGTTGGAGCAGCAGGCGATGGACAGCGCGCGCAAGCTGCTGCTCGACGAACTGTGGGCGGCCGACGAACACCGTCGGTTCGGGGTGTACTGGCCGGTGACCGCGGGCGGGCAGCCGGTGTACATCCATTCGAAGGTTCTCGTCGTCGATGACCGGTTGCTGCGCATCGGGTCCTCCAATCTGAACAATCGGTCGATGGGCTTCGACAGCGAGTGCGACGTGGCCATCGAGGCCGAGGGTCCCGAGGCCGGCGCCGGTGACCCGCTCCGGGAGACCATCACGGCCTTCCGGGACCGGCTGATCGCCGAACACCTGGGCGTCGACGCCGCCGACTTCGGCAGCGCCCTGCACGGCTCGACGTTCCTGGCGGCGGTCGAGGCGCTCATCGACACGGGCCGGACGTTGCGCCGGTTCACCGCCGAGACCGTCGCAGGCGAGGCCAGCCCGTTGGCGGAGAACGAGCTGATGGACCCCGACCACGTGCCGCGGTCGCTGGCCGCCAGCCTGCGCCGGTTCCTCACCGGCCTGGGCAACTAG